The following nucleotide sequence is from Candidatus Dadabacteria bacterium.
GCCTCAGATTGCTTCGTACCATTAATACCGGCACCGGCCAGGTATCCGGTCCCAACGAGGGACTGCTCCAGATATTTGACGAACAAAGCAAGCGATGGAAGGGAGTATGCGATGACAGCTGGGACGATCAGGACGCGGGGGTGGCGTGCCGGCAGCTTGACTACCAGGCTGGAGGCACCGCGGATGGCGAGATAATCTGGCTTGGATATCCTCCGCTTCTCTATCTGCTTGATGAAGTGGGGTGCGACGGTACGGAAAACACGCTGCTTGAATGCGACCACGCGGGACGGGGAGTGCACGACTGCACCGCCTGGGAGTACGCGGGCGTCACATGCGTGCCGAACTGATTTCCGGTGAAGATTGGTTGGTGCTGCAGAGTTTTCGCCGCGTGAGACCCTGCGGCTTGGAGAGATACCATGAAAAACATAAAAAACCTGATTTTTTTATTCTGTGTTGCGGGGATGCCGGGTGCCGTTTCCTTCCATGCGCCCCCTGCCGCCGCCCATAACGGCGGGCACACGATGACCACCGCTGTCTCCGACGTATCGGATGACAGCACTCTTGAGGATTTCGTAGAGCACGCGGCGGCGCATCTTATGGAGGTCACGACATTTTCCGAGACTCTTGCAATACTGAACGGGTTCAGAGATGAATCGGGGGACTGGAATGACGGTTCCACTTACCTTGTTCTCCTGACAAGCGCGGGAGGGGTCTATGTTCACGCCAAAAACAGGGAGCTTGAGGATCAGGACTGGTCCCGGCTTGAGGATGCCGAGGGGAACAACGTGGGGCAGCAGTTTCTCAGCGGAGGACTTGTAACTTATGTTGGGAATGATAGCAGTACCGGCAAAGCCTATGCGCATCATTTCACGGCTTCCGCAGTTCCGTTCGCCAATCCGCGCTTGTCCCGGGAAGACGGGTTTGTTCTCGTCGGCGGATTTGATTATGAGCCTGAAGTTATAGGTCAGAAAAGATCCTATGAGGATCTGATCGACTCAATCCCTGTTGAGATACGTCCGCGTCCGAGCAAGGAGGCCTTCGAGATAGGCGGCGAAGATACCCGCGAGATGGATGAACAGGAGCTTAAAACGTTTGTGGAAGAGGCAATCATTTTCTTTACGGGGGCTGTTGCGCTTCCCGATCTTGATCCCGTGAGGCTGCGCACTATTTTCAGGCTTGACAACGGGCCATGGAGACACGTATCCACCTATATCTACATAATGGATGCCGAGGGCAACGTGATTTTCAACGGGGCGAACAGAAATATTGAGCAGACCAACCTGCTCAACG
It contains:
- a CDS encoding cache domain-containing protein, with the protein product MKNIKNLIFLFCVAGMPGAVSFHAPPAAAHNGGHTMTTAVSDVSDDSTLEDFVEHAAAHLMEVTTFSETLAILNGFRDESGDWNDGSTYLVLLTSAGGVYVHAKNRELEDQDWSRLEDAEGNNVGQQFLSGGLVTYVGNDSSTGKAYAHHFTASAVPFANPRLSREDGFVLVGGFDYEPEVIGQKRSYEDLIDSIPVEIRPRPSKEAFEIGGEDTREMDEQELKTFVEEAIIFFTGAVALPDLDPVRLRTIFRLDNGPWRHVSTYIYIMDAEGNVIFNGANRNIEQTNLLNDPDVGEDIARLIEAAKMPGGGFVEYNWEDPAVVGDGEQSGGPGGDSPKLGYTKAHSSDKDNPDASVYIFGSGLYLGPSEEDDDGGCALSGTANRTESALVGTLLVVSAMLSVVFVRQRRRGSA